DNA from Cardinium endosymbiont of Dermatophagoides farinae:
AACCTCTTTTTCTAGTATTCCTGTATGTATTCTACGACCATCTGGTTCTTGATTAACGTTAATATGATTCATTTCTTTATGCCAATCATTTAATAACCTTGTGGTCAATACCCTAGTCTTTACTTTATCTTTAGTATCACTTTTTAGTGTCTGTAGGCTAGCAAGTGCATCTGTAGCTTGAGGGGAAATAGCTGTATCATGCTGCATATAGACCAGTATATTATGTAGGTTAGATTGCCTATTATACCAATCTGGTTCTATAGCTTGTAAATTTTGAAAGGCTGATTCTGGGTTTAAACTATAATCCTGAACAATAGGTTTATAAAGCGATTTACTATCTTCAGATAATGACTCTACCTTAGAGGCCAATGCTTCAAATAAGAAAATAGAAAGATCTACAGCTTCTGTTTCATGATGTGTGCCATCTGGATAGGTAATATCAAAATAAATCCTTGGGACACCATCAATCTTATCTATAAACTGATCTAGTTCACCTAACCTAAATTTAAATGCACTATCGCCTACTGAAAGCATACCACCAAGTTCAACAGGCTCTCCTGTTATTTTTAGCAAATCACCTTCTATACCGCCTGATAGACGATAATCTGACAAAATAAATTTGTCACTTGTAGTATTAAAAGGCGCAATAACCTTTAAGTTGATATGTCTGTTATCCATACCATTCTCAACACTACCTTCTAAACTACCCACTACTTTAAAAGATGGATCTTTAACAATAAATGGATGTTTAAGCGTTACTTCACGTTCATCTCCCTTATCATTTACTATGGTGATAGAGGGCGTTAAATCACCAACATAACCACATGGATTTAACATTAGTGTATTGACCCCTACTGTTAGGGGTGTTCCTTCTTTTATGGAATCCTTACTTAAAATGAACTTACCTCCATTCAGCTTAATGGCCTTAATATGGTATTGAAGCACTTTACCTGCATCGCTTAATGGCCTGATCTTAAGTTTACATACCCTATCTTTAAACGGTAACAAAGGTATTTCTCCTGAGACTATAGAAAGTTCTGCTGTAAAGTTTTCAATTCTATGATCTTGAACTTTAACAGAAAAAGAATAGTCTTGTGTGGTATCACCTTTAGTATTGCCTACTGTTAAATGAATGGTATGGGTGCCATCACTACCAGGTTTTGGAGCGTAAAAGAGTGTATTGCTACCAAATTTAAGTGGTTCATTGCTACATATTGGTTTTTTGCATGTGCCTGTATCTACATACATGGATCCTTTTCCATCTGTTACACACCATTTAACCAATCGGTATTTTTGACACGATGCTAATACGTTGGATGAACTGATGTTAATGTTAATAGGTGTACCTTCTTTGTCTTCTACATAAATAACCTTAACATTGGCACTTGCTTTTAAATCATAGGTAGGCTCATCTAGCCTTAACGAACAGGTTATAGGATCTCCTCCCTCCCTATTAAAGTCACAAGTCAATATGATCGCATCAATACTGACCTTATGTGTATGACAAGTGTCTTTCTCATTAGGAACATAGTATAGAGGCGTATCACCATGTTGGACTATACTACCTACTTTAAATGGCTCACCTATAGAATATTTTCCATCTATTTCAACACGCTTGAACAGTTTTCCTTCGCCACCTTCAACCCTAATACCCTTAATACGAAACTGAATAACCTCTGGATTAACATCCCATTTTTCATACCTATGTGGAGCTTTGGGCTTGTTAGACCTATCGTTATTCCATGTGTCGTCAAACTTAATACTCAATATTACAGGAACTTTTTCTGCTAAAACAGGTGCTACACCTTTTTCTGGCAACAAGGCATATTCATGCTTGGGTATCCAAGTGATATCGTCTGCAAATTGCTGTCTAAAGGCCACTGTACAAGACCAAAAAAATAAAGAAGCAGCAATAAATAATGGAGATGCTATTTTTCTCATTTTAGTTCTCATTTTCATTAATTAACCATATATTCATTATATTGGGTTAATAGTACATAGTAAAACTATTTGCCACATTATTGCTTCGACTAGATCAATAGCTATTCTTTAAAAGGTAATACGTAATCCTGCCGAAAATCGATAATTAAAAACATCATTTTTATCCAAAAAGGAAATAGGCGTTTCTGCTAGTAATATCAACAGCAAGTAATCCGTGATATATTTTTCCACCTCTAAACCTAATTGGGCGCCTATATTGAAACGTTTAGCACAATGCTCCCAACAAGCATGGTGGAATTTATAGCTACCTTGACATCCTACTAAAAAATTCAGAAAGGTAGATTCGTAATGATTGAACAAATTATAGTGGTAAGTATTGTATACGGTCAATAGGTTTTTGTTAGAAAAACCACCAGATAATTTCATATGCCATATTTCATTAATGTGATATGCATAGCCTGCAGAAACCCCATGCATTTTATGCGAAACCCCATAATTGACTTCTATTCCATGACAACCATGTGTATGAATAGGTCTTTGCAAGACATAAACCCTATTCGGTTTACCAAATACACTAAAAGTCAAACCTAAAAAAATTATCAAGCTTGTTATTATTTTATTCTTAAACATGGTTATAATTTTGCGTGATAGTCTATATGTTCTAGTTCCTTTCCAAACAAAATCTTTTGCTTAATCTTACTTCCTGACAAGCCAAATACAGGTTGAATATCATCGAAATAGCCTGAGCGAATACTGCCAGCTTCTGTTAAAACAAATAGAGGATCATCAAAACTGCACACAAGATCCCTAGGTGTTTTACATTTCACATTTTTACTATTTACCATAGCACCATGCTTAATAAGGGATATGAATATCTTATCAGATACATCTTGACTAGTTCTTTCAAAAAGCATATTATCTGCTGCATAATGCAAAGGCGTATTATTTGTCCTAGGGTCTTGGTATGTAGGATCAGCACCATAGTCTAATAACAAGGAGACCATCTCATAGTTAGACTGACGAACAGCCTCTTCTAAAGCAGCACCCGAAATAGTTGACTCATTGGGGTTACCACCTTTTGCTAATAGCAACTTTAATCTCGACATATCTTTTTGCCTAACTGCATTTAACGTACTAAATGCACTCATGGTTGTGTTAGTAGCACTAGAAACTATTTTTTGAATCATATCTACTGATAGATTACCACGGCAAAGAGGACAGTTAATGGTTTGATTATTGTCACGCTGGTTCAACACATGCATAGTAATACACCTGAAGTGGAACTTATGACTACAATCTAATGGGATAAAAGGAAATATTTTATCTTTAGAATCCTGTACGCCTTCTATACAGATACTACACTGCCAATCTTTGTCTACCCATTTTGAATGCCTTGAAAAACCATCTGGGGAAAGGATACCTTCTAAAGCTTTATGCTTATTAGCTATAGCCAACATCAAAGGTGTAAAGCCACTCTTGCTTTTAGCAGCTTTACTAGCACCTTTAGCAATAAGCAGTTCAACGATCTCTTTAAATCCTCTTCTGGCAGCCCAATGAAGTGGCGTGAATTTATAAGGATTGTCTGTATTGTGAACCAGAAAAGGTGATTTATCTAAAATATGTTTTACTACATTTAGGTGACCATCCCTACAAGCCCAATGAATAGGAGTTAAACCTACTGAATCTTTCTTACCGATATCAGCAAAATGACAAAGAACTACATCAAGGATTTCTTGATTATTATTAACCTCTAAAGAATTAAAAACGCTTGAAATTCCATTTTTATCAAATCTTACCTCCGCTCCATAAGAGAGTAATAAAGAAACCATTTCTTTATTCTTATTACGTACAGCTATCTCAAGAGGGTTACTATGCACGTTAGTTATATTTGGATTAGCGCCTAAGCTTAGAAGTTCTTTCACCTTAGGTAAATCATTATCTATAACAGCCCACAATAGAGGTGTACTTTCATTTTTAACCTCATTTATATCTTGTTCTTTTTTCTCTTGCACATTCAGTCTAACAACTTCCTCAGAAGAAAGTTTAGATACCAAAAGATTATATATTCTTTTAGATGCATCATTTTTTTTATATCGTACA
Protein-coding regions in this window:
- a CDS encoding ankyrin repeat domain-containing protein, whose product is MKLSLCYLYFLAYNCLATTCWETKVKPKVEHNQLNQKKDSDKNGQESINEMYNRSMPPLYKSVGLNDLKETKRLLDLGADPNFVYKDDCPLYSAVCNENEDMVALLLSYGAKVISQGDGKSNILDAVRYKKNDASKRIYNLLVSKLSSEEVVRLNVQEKKEQDINEVKNESTPLLWAVIDNDLPKVKELLSLGANPNITNVHSNPLEIAVRNKNKEMVSLLLSYGAEVRFDKNGISSVFNSLEVNNNQEILDVVLCHFADIGKKDSVGLTPIHWACRDGHLNVVKHILDKSPFLVHNTDNPYKFTPLHWAARRGFKEIVELLIAKGASKAAKSKSGFTPLMLAIANKHKALEGILSPDGFSRHSKWVDKDWQCSICIEGVQDSKDKIFPFIPLDCSHKFHFRCITMHVLNQRDNNQTINCPLCRGNLSVDMIQKIVSSATNTTMSAFSTLNAVRQKDMSRLKLLLAKGGNPNESTISGAALEEAVRQSNYEMVSLLLDYGADPTYQDPRTNNTPLHYAADNMLFERTSQDVSDKIFISLIKHGAMVNSKNVKCKTPRDLVCSFDDPLFVLTEAGSIRSGYFDDIQPVFGLSGSKIKQKILFGKELEHIDYHAKL